From a single Asticcacaulis sp. MM231 genomic region:
- a CDS encoding heparinase II/III family protein has protein sequence MQAYELTPLADVIKAATPWQKVVGAWLRKQAGAELFGMPGYRLTLKGRVPDGFLAAPHDGRPANALAGKAILSGRFALANARMSVQGSGDPWNRPSPTRAFAIELHRFSWLSDLMTQGDDGAREAMRLFLLWQRTFRSWTPFTWGEEVLPRRLINLAIHTRRMAAVSRPEEVHLLSQSLAEQGRHLLRLHQNAAHQASRAVALVAVGCVLSGGVGDAFRKKGLKRLPRSLRKAMLSDGSHASRSPQQGLELLYDLLLLIDGLSQRSQAVPDYIEQHIDRLSRFVRTLSHPDGSLVAFQGSESLLEDQIAPAMIQTEASASNLPTVLEQGRYHCMLGRSLSVYVDTGEAKAGDFGFAACDYPMSFEVSGGRDKLIVSPGWSPAQSDREAFRVIGGANTLSIGDEVILKPLSGKFGELLHFTLEGLRYKVRSRRVEAEESGTLLEMEHEGWRPKFGVKHERRLYVDALRDELRGEERLTPIASKNKNLPLNANYTVRFLLHPEVQASMARDKKSILLRGPGGRGWWLRHDARDVTLDEGMVFEKGVARKTTLITLHGTARLDTVTRLRWKLSPAEA, from the coding sequence ATGCAGGCCTATGAGTTGACCCCGCTTGCCGATGTGATCAAAGCCGCGACGCCCTGGCAAAAGGTCGTTGGGGCGTGGTTGCGCAAGCAGGCCGGGGCCGAACTTTTCGGTATGCCGGGCTATCGCCTGACGCTGAAAGGCCGCGTGCCGGATGGCTTTCTGGCCGCGCCGCACGATGGCCGTCCCGCCAACGCGCTTGCCGGCAAGGCCATTCTCTCCGGCCGTTTTGCGCTGGCCAATGCGCGCATGAGCGTTCAGGGCTCCGGCGATCCATGGAACCGTCCGTCGCCGACCCGCGCCTTCGCCATCGAACTGCACCGTTTCTCGTGGCTCTCCGACCTGATGACGCAGGGCGATGACGGCGCACGCGAGGCCATGCGCCTGTTCCTGCTGTGGCAGCGCACTTTCAGAAGCTGGACCCCCTTCACCTGGGGCGAGGAAGTCCTGCCGCGCCGCCTGATCAACCTGGCCATCCATACCCGCCGCATGGCCGCCGTATCGCGCCCGGAAGAGGTGCATCTCCTGTCGCAATCTCTGGCCGAACAGGGCCGCCACCTGCTGCGCCTGCACCAGAACGCCGCGCATCAGGCCAGTCGCGCTGTAGCGCTGGTGGCGGTTGGCTGTGTGCTGTCGGGCGGTGTCGGCGATGCCTTCCGCAAGAAGGGCCTGAAACGCTTGCCGCGCTCTTTGCGCAAAGCCATGCTGAGCGATGGCAGCCATGCCTCGCGCAGTCCGCAGCAGGGTCTGGAACTGCTCTACGACCTGCTGCTGCTGATCGATGGCCTGAGCCAGCGCAGCCAGGCGGTGCCCGATTACATTGAGCAGCATATCGATCGCCTGTCGCGCTTTGTCCGCACGCTTAGCCACCCCGATGGCAGTCTGGTCGCTTTTCAGGGTTCGGAATCGCTGCTGGAAGACCAGATCGCGCCAGCCATGATCCAGACCGAAGCCAGCGCCTCCAATTTGCCGACTGTGCTCGAACAGGGCCGCTATCACTGTATGCTCGGCCGGTCTTTAAGCGTCTATGTCGATACCGGCGAGGCCAAGGCTGGCGATTTCGGCTTTGCCGCCTGTGACTATCCGATGAGCTTCGAGGTTTCGGGCGGGCGTGACAAGCTGATCGTGTCGCCCGGCTGGTCACCGGCGCAGTCTGATCGTGAGGCCTTTCGTGTGATTGGCGGGGCCAATACGTTGAGTATCGGCGATGAAGTCATCCTCAAGCCGCTGTCGGGTAAGTTCGGCGAACTGCTGCACTTCACGCTGGAGGGTCTGCGTTACAAGGTGCGCAGCCGCCGCGTCGAGGCTGAGGAATCCGGCACCCTGCTGGAGATGGAGCACGAGGGCTGGCGGCCGAAGTTTGGCGTCAAGCACGAGCGCCGCCTCTATGTCGATGCCCTGCGTGACGAACTGCGCGGCGAAGAACGCCTGACGCCGATCGCCAGCAAGAACAAAAACCTGCCGCTCAACGCCAACTACACGGTGCGCTTCCTGCTCCATCCGGAGGTTCAGGCCTCAATGGCGCGCGACAAGAAAAGCATCCTGTTGCGCGGCCCCGGTGGCCGTGGCTGGTGGCTGCGCCATGACGCCCGTGATGTGACGCTCGATGAGGGCATGGTGTTTGAAAAGGGTGTGGCGCGCAAAACCACCCTGATCACCCTGCATGGCACCGCTCGCTTAGATACAGTGACGCGCCTGCGCTGGAAGCTGTCTCCGGCCGAGGCGTGA
- the rpe gene encoding ribulose-phosphate 3-epimerase, whose protein sequence is MTTPLICPSILASDFSKLGEEVRAITEAGADWVHIDVMDGHFVPNITIGPDVVKALRPHSNLPFDCHLMISPVDSFLEAFRNAGADYISLHPEAGPHLHRSLKYIRQLGAKAGVVLNPATPVEILDWIMDDIDLVLVMSVNPGFGGQSFIDGQLKKIEVIRKKLDAVGHHAILQVDGGVNAANAHLCVEAGATAMVAGTAVFKGGPSAYAANIKQLKGL, encoded by the coding sequence ATGACCACGCCCCTGATTTGCCCGTCCATCCTGGCCTCCGACTTTTCCAAGCTTGGCGAAGAGGTCCGCGCCATCACCGAAGCGGGCGCCGACTGGGTCCATATCGATGTCATGGACGGCCATTTCGTGCCCAATATCACCATCGGGCCGGACGTGGTGAAGGCCCTGCGGCCGCACTCGAACCTGCCGTTCGATTGCCATCTGATGATCTCGCCGGTCGACAGTTTCCTTGAGGCCTTCCGCAATGCCGGTGCTGACTATATCAGCCTGCATCCGGAAGCCGGCCCTCACCTGCACCGCTCGTTGAAATATATCCGCCAGTTGGGCGCCAAGGCCGGCGTCGTGCTCAATCCGGCCACGCCTGTCGAGATCCTTGACTGGATCATGGACGATATCGATCTGGTGCTGGTGATGAGCGTCAATCCGGGCTTCGGTGGCCAGAGCTTTATCGATGGCCAGTTGAAGAAGATCGAGGTCATCCGCAAGAAGCTCGATGCCGTCGGGCACCACGCTATTCTGCAGGTCGATGGCGGCGTCAATGCGGCCAATGCGCACCTCTGCGTCGAGGCCGGCGCCACGGCCATGGTCGCCGGAACCGCGGTCTTCAAGGGCGGGCCTTCGGCTTACGCGGCTAACATCAAGCAACTCAAGGGGCTTTAA
- a CDS encoding transcription antitermination factor NusB, with protein MAPNRPPAGKPTFQRKLVKRPPSKGMAAKIAAKQAPIQHPEPTVNTDDDGDIGMNARIAAMSLIDAALTKRSGFDEAVTRAEFLSLSEGERAFARAMALLVLRRLGQLDHIIEKKTKKLPSAAVCDLLRVGLVQIGFMNVPDFAAVSTTVKLAERASNTRPFKGLINAILRGVIREGGLPPVIASRLAPDWLYARWKAAYGEDNANGIAYMLTEEPATDLSFKTSEDMTAHKDALEGTDLGGLTLRSALRGDVREWSGYDDGVWWVQDAAAVAAVNILGEIKGKTAIDLCAAPGGKTMQMLSRGASVVALDRSKNRLKRVEENLERTKLSAEIQMADAESFEDNRKFDIVLLDAPCSATGTLRRQPDVLWGTKPADIAKLADVQHRLLDSAAKRVKTGGDLVYCTCSLEREEGETQVLAFLRRNKDFVLNTVSPESAAELGIPADSVREEGWLRLLPHQRPGGQDGFFIARLSRQPGQ; from the coding sequence ATGGCCCCGAACAGACCTCCCGCTGGCAAACCCACCTTCCAGCGCAAGCTCGTCAAGCGTCCGCCGTCGAAAGGCATGGCCGCCAAGATCGCCGCCAAGCAAGCGCCGATCCAGCATCCCGAACCGACCGTGAATACCGACGACGACGGCGATATCGGCATGAACGCCCGCATTGCCGCCATGAGCCTGATCGATGCCGCCTTGACCAAGCGCTCCGGTTTCGACGAAGCCGTGACGCGCGCCGAATTCCTCTCTTTGAGCGAAGGCGAACGCGCCTTTGCTCGCGCCATGGCCCTGCTGGTGCTGCGCCGCTTAGGCCAGCTCGATCACATCATCGAGAAGAAGACCAAGAAGCTGCCGTCCGCCGCCGTCTGCGATCTCCTGCGCGTCGGTCTGGTGCAGATCGGCTTTATGAACGTGCCCGATTTTGCCGCCGTCTCAACCACGGTCAAGCTGGCCGAACGCGCCTCCAACACCCGCCCGTTCAAGGGCCTGATCAACGCCATCCTGCGCGGCGTTATCCGCGAAGGCGGCCTGCCGCCGGTGATCGCCTCACGCCTCGCACCCGACTGGCTCTATGCCCGCTGGAAGGCGGCTTACGGCGAGGACAACGCCAACGGCATCGCCTACATGCTGACCGAGGAACCCGCCACCGATCTGAGCTTCAAGACCTCAGAGGATATGACCGCCCACAAGGACGCGCTGGAAGGCACCGATCTCGGCGGCCTCACCCTGCGCAGCGCCCTGCGTGGCGATGTCCGCGAATGGTCCGGCTATGACGATGGAGTCTGGTGGGTGCAGGATGCCGCCGCCGTGGCCGCCGTCAATATTCTCGGTGAGATCAAGGGCAAGACGGCCATCGACCTGTGCGCCGCACCCGGTGGCAAGACCATGCAGATGCTGAGCCGCGGCGCGTCCGTGGTGGCGCTCGATCGCTCGAAGAACCGCCTCAAGCGCGTCGAGGAAAATCTGGAACGCACGAAGCTTTCCGCCGAAATCCAGATGGCCGACGCCGAAAGCTTTGAGGACAATCGCAAGTTTGACATCGTGCTGCTCGATGCGCCGTGTTCGGCCACCGGCACCCTGCGCCGCCAGCCCGATGTGCTGTGGGGCACCAAGCCGGCCGATATCGCCAAGCTGGCCGATGTGCAGCATCGCCTGCTCGATTCGGCGGCGAAGCGCGTCAAGACCGGCGGCGATCTGGTCTATTGCACCTGTTCGCTGGAGCGCGAAGAGGGCGAGACCCAGGTCCTGGCCTTCCTGCGCCGCAATAAAGATTTCGTGCTGAACACGGTTTCGCCGGAAAGTGCTGCTGAACTCGGTATTCCGGCGGACTCGGTACGTGAAGAAGGCTGGCTGCGCCTGTTACCGCACCAGCGCCCCGGTGGTCAGGACGGTTTCTTTATCGCCCGCCTCAGCCGCCAACCCGGCCAATAA
- a CDS encoding IS1380 family transposase, with amino-acid sequence MDQNTDLPFDLPSVSRKKITAAFDGGRISSDGGVMLLSAAERHIGIIDRLWRLIPDRRNPFSVTHSLASILKARIFAIACGYEDGNDLASLRTDPAFKLACGRLPEAGKDLCSQPTLSRLENAPDLRSLVRLTYALIDQYCHSFGSAIPAAITLDIDDTVDVVHGRQQLSFFNAHEGEYCFKPIHVYDVATGRPVVVILRPGKTPSGKEVRGWVRKIVRRIHKHWPNTHITLRGDSHYARPEVMAWAERKGVDYIFGLAGSRPLHAKVEAFADHIRVVRAEEDAAAVRGYTEVSHGAASWGCERRVIARIEATPLGLDNRFVVTSLTDPDPETLYAKLYCARANAENLIKLHKAQLKSDRTSCRCPLANQMRLILHTAAYWLMLAVRDQIPKTHALAKAEFRTLRLRLLKIGARIKETAHRVKIAFAAACPEAALFRQIMAGLKPAPS; translated from the coding sequence ATGGACCAGAATACCGATCTTCCGTTTGATTTGCCAAGCGTTTCGCGCAAGAAAATCACCGCCGCGTTCGATGGCGGGCGTATCAGTTCTGATGGTGGCGTCATGCTGCTGTCGGCCGCAGAACGCCACATCGGGATCATCGACCGGCTCTGGCGGCTGATACCGGACCGTCGCAATCCATTTTCGGTCACCCATTCCCTTGCCTCCATCCTGAAGGCCCGCATCTTCGCCATCGCCTGTGGCTATGAGGACGGCAACGATCTGGCCTCTTTGCGCACGGATCCCGCGTTCAAACTGGCGTGCGGTCGACTGCCCGAGGCAGGCAAGGACCTGTGCTCGCAACCGACGCTGTCGCGCCTTGAGAATGCTCCGGATCTTCGCAGCCTCGTCAGACTGACCTATGCCCTAATCGATCAGTATTGCCATAGCTTTGGATCTGCGATCCCGGCTGCGATCACCCTCGATATCGATGACACGGTCGACGTCGTCCATGGTCGGCAGCAGCTGTCGTTCTTCAATGCCCATGAAGGGGAGTACTGTTTTAAACCCATCCACGTCTACGACGTCGCCACGGGGCGGCCAGTCGTAGTCATCCTACGACCGGGTAAAACCCCTTCAGGCAAGGAGGTGCGAGGTTGGGTTCGCAAGATCGTGCGTCGTATCCACAAGCACTGGCCCAACACCCACATCACCCTGCGCGGTGACAGCCACTACGCCAGACCCGAGGTCATGGCCTGGGCCGAACGAAAGGGCGTCGACTATATCTTCGGGCTGGCCGGCTCCAGGCCCTTGCATGCCAAGGTCGAGGCGTTTGCCGACCACATCCGTGTTGTGCGCGCCGAAGAGGACGCGGCGGCTGTACGCGGCTATACCGAAGTCAGCCATGGCGCTGCCTCATGGGGATGCGAGCGACGCGTCATCGCCCGGATAGAGGCGACCCCACTCGGTCTCGATAATCGCTTCGTCGTGACATCCCTGACTGATCCCGACCCGGAAACCTTGTACGCAAAGCTTTACTGCGCCAGAGCCAACGCGGAAAACCTCATCAAACTGCACAAAGCACAGCTCAAAAGTGACCGCACCTCCTGTCGCTGTCCTCTGGCCAATCAGATGCGGCTGATACTGCACACGGCGGCCTATTGGTTGATGCTGGCCGTCAGAGATCAGATACCCAAGACCCACGCGCTGGCAAAAGCCGAGTTCAGGACCCTCCGGCTGCGCTTACTGAAGATCGGCGCCCGGATTAAAGAGACCGCCCACCGCGTCAAGATCGCCTTCGCCGCCGCTTGCCCTGAGGCCGCACTCTTCCGCCAAATCATGGCGGGCCTCAAACCGGCGCCTTCATAA
- the htpX gene encoding zinc metalloprotease HtpX, with the protein MNPFKTYLLLAALTALFGVIGLMLGGPTGMLIALALAVAMNLFAYWNSDKAVLRMYGAQAVDPHTTNGLLRAYYDDVADLSRRAGLPMPAVYIMQSDQPNAFATGRDPEHAAVAATTGLLQMLERDEIRGVMAHELAHVKNRDTLTMTITATLAGAISSLANFAMFFGSSRDDEDGHNNIIVVILMAVLAPFAAMVVQMAISRTREYAADRMGGEISGDPEALARALKKIESHARGTVNHGAERNPASAHMFIINPLSGRGMDNLFSTHPATDNRVNALIALGMDMKRRSTSYGQTSVPTVR; encoded by the coding sequence ATGAACCCGTTCAAGACCTATCTTCTGCTGGCCGCGCTGACCGCGCTGTTTGGCGTGATCGGCCTGATGCTCGGCGGCCCCACCGGCATGCTGATCGCGCTTGCGCTCGCCGTGGCGATGAACCTGTTCGCCTACTGGAATTCCGATAAGGCCGTGCTGCGCATGTATGGCGCGCAAGCCGTCGATCCCCACACCACCAATGGCCTGCTGCGCGCCTATTACGATGACGTGGCGGACCTGAGCCGTCGCGCTGGCCTGCCCATGCCGGCCGTCTATATCATGCAGAGCGACCAGCCGAACGCCTTTGCCACCGGCCGTGATCCGGAGCACGCCGCCGTCGCCGCCACCACCGGCCTGTTGCAGATGCTGGAGCGCGACGAGATCCGCGGCGTCATGGCGCACGAACTGGCGCACGTCAAAAACCGCGACACCCTGACCATGACGATCACGGCTACGCTCGCCGGCGCCATCTCGTCACTGGCCAATTTCGCCATGTTCTTCGGTAGTTCGCGCGATGACGAGGATGGCCATAACAACATCATCGTCGTGATCCTGATGGCGGTGCTGGCGCCCTTCGCCGCCATGGTGGTGCAGATGGCGATCTCGCGCACCCGTGAATATGCCGCCGATCGCATGGGTGGCGAAATTTCCGGAGACCCGGAAGCTTTGGCGCGGGCGTTGAAGAAAATCGAATCCCATGCGCGCGGCACGGTCAATCACGGCGCCGAACGCAACCCGGCCTCGGCCCATATGTTCATCATCAACCCCTTGAGCGGTCGCGGCATGGACAATCTGTTCTCGACCCACCCGGCGACGGACAACCGCGTCAACGCGCTGATTGCCCTGGGCATGGATATGAAGCGCCGGAGTACGTCTTACGGCCAGACGAGCGTGCCGACGGTTCGATAA
- a CDS encoding succinate dehydrogenase assembly factor 4, with protein sequence MSSEIPTPPVEKLNDLSALETKKVLTPAAKRALAEAAERRAQEEAEIARAIEEGGPNGPEPTRYGDWERKGIAVDF encoded by the coding sequence ATGTCATCTGAAATTCCAACGCCACCGGTCGAGAAACTGAACGATCTCAGCGCGCTCGAAACGAAGAAGGTGCTGACCCCCGCTGCCAAGCGCGCCCTGGCCGAGGCCGCCGAGCGTCGCGCGCAGGAAGAGGCCGAGATCGCCCGCGCCATCGAGGAGGGCGGCCCTAATGGCCCTGAGCCCACGCGCTATGGCGATTGGGAACGCAAGGGCATCGCCGTCGATTTCTGA
- a CDS encoding [protein-PII] uridylyltransferase, producing the protein MSESPPMLTVTHPLAPAYRIDGAQLRAALTEAYENSSGDTLDLRRRAVTILKEALDLSRATVLDRMSENKGGYATAKALAKCTDEVISALWDFTLTHVYRARNPTEGERLSLLAVGGYGRGELAPYSDLDLLFLRAWKETSHSESVIEFILYTLWDLGLKVGHSSRTVEETIKYAKGDHTIMTAVLEHRLIAGDRDLAKDLDERLTHDGLKSHAFDFVAAKLEERDARHIKAGTTRFVVEPNIKEGKGGLRDLHTLYWIAQYLAGGAGKDSTVLNAILTDKERGIFMRAFDFLWKVRILMHTAAGRGEERLSFDLQPEIARRMGFIDREGEPNVERFMRRYFVTAKEVGALTRTFCTKLETQQAKPLTRLSNLIQSGIMNLTKGDHPGFVVTNGRLSVNSADIFQKSPVAMFMLFKMADRLDLDLHPDAFTAVARNLDLVTPTLRRNPEAAKLFLDLLVRGKNPYRTLSLMSETGLLGRYIPEFGRIVAQTQFNMYHAYTVDEHTLRAVDIIHGIDTGRFKDEHPLSSVIMPQITDKESLYLAMLLHDTGKGNELGQEIGGEIAARKACERLGLEQWKTDQVAWLVRHHLVLSDYAQKRDVSDPQTVASFAHIVETPERLRLLLVLTVADIRAVGPGVWNAWKGQLMRDLVSATELAFRGGRGGDTVACVRQDLAERADERRIALSENNADMAAWLKTMDESYLFSFSPEEINDHAALVRSATDAAPAVRARIDTVRHATAFSVSAEDRTGLFADLSRAFANLGGNVVGAQVFTSSDGKALDVFYVQDSTGMPFAHDDAPRQKHAETALQAAARGQLPEALTWKSAMPSRTAAFAIAPTVSFDEDSNANVTIVEVSGRDRPGLLADLVEVMARAHIDIASAHIDCYGERAVDAFYVADHYRKSQLSGGLKQTLKKQLLTVLDKPSQAPNKRNLARAKASLAR; encoded by the coding sequence ATGAGTGAATCGCCTCCCATGCTAACCGTCACGCATCCCCTGGCTCCTGCCTATCGCATCGACGGCGCGCAATTGCGGGCGGCGCTGACGGAGGCCTATGAGAACTCAAGCGGCGATACGCTCGACCTGCGCCGCCGCGCCGTGACCATCCTCAAGGAAGCCCTCGACCTTAGCCGCGCCACCGTGCTCGACCGCATGAGCGAGAACAAGGGCGGCTACGCCACCGCCAAGGCGCTGGCGAAATGTACCGACGAGGTTATCTCGGCCCTGTGGGACTTTACGCTTACCCACGTCTATCGCGCCCGCAACCCCACCGAAGGCGAACGCCTCAGCCTGCTGGCCGTCGGCGGCTACGGCCGTGGCGAACTGGCGCCCTATTCCGATCTCGACCTTCTCTTTCTGCGCGCCTGGAAAGAGACCTCGCACTCGGAATCGGTCATCGAATTCATCCTCTACACGCTTTGGGATCTCGGCCTGAAGGTTGGCCACTCATCGCGCACGGTCGAGGAAACCATCAAATACGCCAAGGGCGACCATACCATCATGACGGCGGTGCTGGAGCATCGCCTGATCGCCGGCGACAGGGACCTGGCGAAGGATCTCGACGAGCGACTGACCCATGACGGCCTGAAATCGCATGCCTTCGACTTCGTCGCCGCCAAGCTGGAAGAACGCGACGCCCGCCACATCAAGGCCGGCACCACGCGCTTCGTGGTCGAACCCAATATCAAGGAAGGCAAGGGGGGCTTGCGCGACCTGCACACCCTCTACTGGATCGCCCAATATCTCGCCGGTGGCGCCGGCAAGGATTCGACCGTCCTCAACGCCATCCTGACCGACAAGGAACGCGGCATCTTCATGCGCGCCTTTGATTTCCTGTGGAAGGTACGCATCCTGATGCACACCGCCGCCGGTCGTGGCGAAGAGCGCCTGTCGTTTGATCTCCAGCCCGAAATCGCCCGCCGGATGGGCTTTATCGACCGCGAGGGCGAGCCCAATGTCGAGCGCTTCATGCGCCGCTATTTCGTGACGGCCAAGGAGGTGGGCGCGCTCACCCGCACCTTCTGCACCAAGCTGGAAACCCAGCAGGCCAAGCCCCTGACCCGCCTGTCAAACCTGATCCAGTCCGGCATCATGAACCTGACCAAGGGCGATCATCCGGGCTTCGTGGTCACCAATGGCCGCCTCAGCGTCAACAGCGCCGACATCTTCCAGAAGTCGCCGGTGGCGATGTTCATGCTGTTCAAGATGGCCGATCGTCTTGATCTCGACCTGCACCCCGACGCCTTCACCGCCGTGGCGCGCAATCTCGATCTGGTGACGCCGACCCTGCGCCGTAACCCGGAAGCCGCCAAGCTGTTCCTCGATCTTCTGGTGCGCGGCAAGAACCCCTACCGCACCCTGTCGCTGATGTCGGAAACCGGTCTACTCGGGCGCTATATCCCCGAATTTGGCCGCATCGTCGCGCAAACCCAGTTCAACATGTATCACGCCTATACGGTGGATGAGCACACCCTGCGCGCGGTCGATATCATCCACGGCATCGATACCGGCCGCTTCAAGGACGAGCATCCGCTATCCAGCGTGATCATGCCGCAGATCACCGACAAGGAAAGCCTCTACCTCGCCATGCTGCTGCACGACACCGGCAAGGGCAATGAACTGGGGCAGGAAATCGGCGGCGAGATCGCGGCGCGCAAGGCCTGCGAACGGCTGGGGCTCGAACAGTGGAAGACCGATCAGGTCGCCTGGCTCGTGCGTCACCACCTTGTGCTATCGGACTATGCGCAAAAGCGCGATGTCTCCGATCCGCAAACCGTGGCCTCATTCGCCCATATCGTCGAGACACCGGAACGCCTGCGCCTGCTGCTGGTGCTGACCGTGGCTGATATCCGCGCGGTCGGGCCGGGCGTGTGGAACGCCTGGAAGGGCCAGCTGATGCGCGATCTCGTCTCGGCCACCGAGTTGGCCTTCCGGGGCGGACGCGGCGGCGACACCGTGGCGTGCGTCCGTCAGGATCTGGCCGAGCGCGCCGATGAACGCCGTATCGCCCTCAGCGAAAACAATGCCGACATGGCCGCCTGGCTGAAAACCATGGACGAGTCCTATCTGTTTTCCTTCTCACCGGAAGAGATCAACGATCACGCCGCCCTTGTCCGGAGCGCCACCGATGCGGCGCCGGCGGTGCGGGCGCGTATCGACACCGTGCGCCACGCCACGGCCTTCTCAGTCTCGGCCGAAGACCGCACAGGCCTGTTCGCCGATCTGTCGCGCGCCTTCGCCAATCTCGGCGGCAACGTCGTCGGCGCGCAGGTCTTCACCTCATCGGACGGCAAGGCGCTCGACGTCTTCTATGTGCAGGATTCGACCGGCATGCCGTTCGCCCACGATGACGCACCACGCCAGAAACACGCCGAAACCGCCTTGCAGGCTGCCGCGCGCGGTCAGTTGCCCGAGGCCCTGACGTGGAAATCGGCCATGCCATCGCGCACCGCCGCCTTCGCCATCGCGCCCACCGTGTCCTTTGATGAGGACAGCAACGCCAATGTCACCATCGTCGAGGTGTCGGGGCGTGACCGTCCCGGTTTGCTGGCCGATCTCGTCGAGGTCATGGCCAGGGCGCATATCGATATCGCCTCCGCCCACATTGATTGTTACGGCGAGCGCGCGGTCGATGCCTTCTATGTCGCTGACCACTACCGCAAGTCCCAGCTTAGCGGCGGTCTGAAACAGACGCTGAAAAAGCAGTTGCTGACCGTGCTCGACAAACCGTCGCAAGCGCCCAACAAGCGCAATCTGGCGCGGGCCAAGGCGTCTCTGGCGCGCTGA